The following is a genomic window from Thermoproteales archaeon.
CGAAAACGAAAAGGTATAATAGCCATTTCGTGGTGATGGCTAGCGTGAACACTCCAGGTCTAGGAGAAGTTTTTACCATGGCGCCGTAGATAGCATACATTAGAAAAGCATAAAGTATTCCCGTCAAAACCCAATCAAATGGTCCGAGAACGGCTTGAGCGAAAGGCCATACAATAGTGCCCGGTATAGTAGTTACAGCGAAAACGAGCGATGCTGAAAGGGCTGCATAAGCAATTTCAAGAGTTGAAAGTCTCCTAAAAGCGTCGAGGAATATAGCTAAAAGCAATGCTACGGCCGAGGCTATCCCGACAAGCAGAGAGCCCACGTCTCCACGCCTGATAACGACAACCTTAATAGGTACTTCTGTTTCACCCAGCTCTATGCTCGAGCCAAGCCTCCTGACCTTAATTTTCAGGCTGTAATCTCCCTCCAGCTCGCTTAAACTCTTTAATGCCATCAAAGGTACAACTATCGACGCTCTCCCCTCTTTGTCGGCTTTAACGTAGGTTGTCAAGCTGTAGCCCCTTCCATAGTCCTCGCTTTCAAAACCCATATGGACGAGCGTTATCCCATTAGCTGGTTCTCCATCCGCTGAAACTAAAGCAATCTCCAATGTGACTGGTAAGAAGCTGGCGTTATAACCGAGATCTACGTCGATTCTGGAGAAGCCTATCAGCGAGGTATATTTGTGCGCTATACCGAGAAAGTAAAGGATGGGATTTTCCGAGAACTCTTCGACTACAAACACGCCAGTGCATGTTTTAGGATCGAATGAGCCATCCGGGTTGCATGGAGCTTTCACGGTAATTGACGCATTATATCGCGGCTTTAGTCCTAGAAGCAAAATTCTCGAAAAAGTTTTTGAGTATACGGTTTCACCATTATACTCCAACCTAACCGTGATATTGACAGGGAAAACCCCCATTTCGTCTGGAGTTTTTATGATGAAGTTCCACGTGAATGGAACAGTTTCTTTTATTGTGCTCTCCAAAAAGTAGACATCGCCGACGTTTTCATAGCTGAGTGATGATGAAACAAGCTCAAAGCCTTTAGGCAGGTAAAGCTCAATAAAAAGCTTCAGCTTTTCGAGTCCGATTTCCGTTAAAGTTAGCCAGCCTACTAAAAAAGAACCTTTTTCAACATGTACCTCCTTATACCTAACTCCTAGAGGGAACTGGAAATCAACGGTTACGTTGACAGGATTACAAACTATGCTTGATAAGCTAACTATATAAAGAATTAAAAAAAAGCCACGAGATATTGATGTTTCATCGTCATCTACCTATCTTAAGCGTTCAGCTTAAAGAGTAAGAGCCTGTACTCTCCAACTATTTTCACCGGAGAACCTGGCGGTGCTACGTCTATGGGTAGTTCGATTACGGCTACGTATTTTCCTTTGCTACTCACTGCCGCCGCTATCGCCACTCCTTCCGTGTGATATCTAAATAGCACCTTGTCGTATATCGTCCCGGTTCGAGATAAGTCAAACACAACCACACCGCTCGGGTCGTTGCTCATTTTAATCCAGTTCTGTCCCACAGGGATAGCTATAATCCTACCATCCTTGCTGTAACCTATAAAATTAAAACCATAGCCAACTTTCCCGCCCATATCGTACATCCATAAAAGCTTGAGAGCATAGTCGAAAACTAAAACCTTGGACGCGTTGGGGTGGTCAAGCGCGGGCCGACTTCCGTGCAAGCCAAAAGCGTAGGTGTTGCTTGAAAATACGAATAATCTATCTCCGGCGCACTTGACGTAGCCTGTGTATGCGTAGATATAGGCCTTAGTTAGGTTGCCCTGTTTCGTGACGACGTCCGCAGGTAATGGATATGAGAACCTAACAGCTTTGACGACTACAGGAGCTCCGCTCTCGACTGATTTCTTGTGGTCGACTATAACAAGTACGCCGTTTCTAGCCACTATCACGAGCTTTTCTCCATCACTGGAAAAGTCTACGCCGTGCCAGGCCATAGCTGGCTTTACCGGGTTGTCAGGAAATGCTTCCATGATTGTTTTATTCGCGTCGATTATATATGCGGGTTTGCCCGATCCAGCGTCGAGAACGCCTATCTTATATGGCCCCCATTCTTTGCCATAATACCATGTTTCAAATGCAAAGTATTTCCCGTCAGGACTTAATACTGCATGTGGTATGCACGAGTCGATGAAGTTTTCCTCCGGGTATTTCCACACTACTTCGCCGCTTGCAGCGTCGATACAAAATACTCTAGCATAGTTCACCTTAGTTTTACCTTCCTTATCCATTTTTCTGGCTACAATATAGACATATTTCCCATCGGGACTAGCTTGTATTGAGTATATTGTCGGCCAGTAATAGCTGTACAGCTTTGGATTACCCTGCCCTAAATCCTCGGAAGCCTTCCACTCCCAAACAACCTCGCCTGAAGATACTTTTACACAAGTGAGCTCTCCATCTATACTTCTAAAACCAACATAGACGTAATTCCCATCGGGGCTTATCATTATAGAATATCCCATCCTTTCAGGGAACTCTTGCTCCCAAACGATTGTACCCGTGCTCGTTTCCACGCATAAGACCCTGTTTTTATAATCAGCGATTACCAAGTATTTTTCATCGGGAGTAAAAAGTAGAGCTGAATAAGTGCTGAGCTGCCATTTGCTGGCAGTAGCATATTTTTTATCTTTCACTACTTCATCTTTCTCCTTTAAGATTAGAGAGGCAACCAGCTCATATGGCGTTTTCAGTTTCTCTAGTTCTTGTTGAGTCATCTTTAACTGCTCTTGCTGCTCGGATAATTCTTGCTGAGTCTTTTCCAGCCGCTCTTGCTCCTTGGCAAGTTCCTGCTGGACTTGAATTAAACGCCAACCTATAAAAGCAGAAACTGCTATCAAAGCCACGATGACGCATATTAATGCTAGAAGTTTAGGCGAAAGCTTGCCAGCACGTTTTTCGACCATTATAATCCCCCAACAAGCTTAAGTCAGAAATATAAACTGGCGCAACTATTTAAATATTACTAATTCTTAAAAAGATAATACTTAAATATGCATGTAGAAAAAGATAATTGATCAGACAAGAGATAGGTAAAGATTATGAAATTAGTTTTTATAGTTGGTTATGGAGGATACTCGGCGCCTCTATTAGAGGACGTTTTAAAAGAGCTAAAATCGACTTACAATTTTGAATATTCAGTTTACACGGATCAAATTTTAGGCAAAGATCATGCTAAGGAAATCGCTAAAGCCGATGCGGTGTTTGTATACACGCACAGGCTTACCCCAGAGATAGAGGAGGCTCTAAAGGAGCATGAAGGTGTCGTCTTGAATATTCACCCCGACTTTACTCATCTTTCTAAAGCACCTCCAGAAGCTGTCGAAATGGCAGTTCTATTTTACAAGCTTGGAGGCCGTGAAAACCTGAAATCGGTAGCCTTGCTTATGCTTAAGCTTTGCGGCTTAAAAGTTAACGTTCCTAAACCCAAAGAAGTGCCATGGCACGGCATCTACCATCCTAGATTCGGAACTTTTACATCGATAAAAGAATACTTCAAAGCATACGATTATAGGCATAGAAAGCTTGTCGGCGTGCTATTCTACAGGAGTGAATGGCTTTACGGGAACACTGTGCTTGTCGATTTGCTTGTCAACGCTCTAGAGTCAAGAGGGCTAGGAGTCATACCTGTTTTCACCTATAGCTTCAAAGATTTAAATATAGGCAGTCCTTCAGCAGACGATAGTATACGAGAATTCTTCTTTGAAAATGGAAAACCTCTCATTGACGTGCTCCTAAACTTGACAAGCTTTTTCCTGCTCGATAGGAAGGAAAAGACGAGACCTGCAGGCTTTAAAGCGGCCAACGGGATTGAGCTGTTGAAGAGGCTCAACGTGCCGATAATTCAAGCAGTCAAATCCTATTATAGGAGTAGAGAGGAATGGCTCGAGAATAGTCTCGGACTCGACTACATGGGCCAGGTTTATGGTGTTATTATGCCTGAAGTTGACGGGCTTATCCAACCGATTCTAATAGCCGGAAGTAAAGTATCAGCTGACGGAATTAAGCGATACGAGCCCGTTGAAGAGCATATAGACTACCTCGCGAGGATAGTTAGTAGGTGGATTAGGCTACGGGATAAACCTCCAAGCGAGCGTAAAATAGCTATAGTTCTTATAAACCCGCCTTGCAAGGGTTTAGAGGCAAATATAGCCGTGGGCATGGGTTTAGACGTTCCCGAAAGCGTTGTAAAGCTCTTGTGGAAGCTTAAAGAACTGGGATATAACGTTGGAGAGCACCTGCCCAAAAACGGTGATGAACTTGTTAAGATTATAATGGAGAAGAAGGCTATAAGCGAGTTCCGCTGGACACCAGTGGAGGAGATAGTGGCCAAGGGCGGTGCGGCGGGCTTCGTGGATGAAAAACAGTACGTTGAATGGTTTAACGAGCTGCCAGCCGAGTCGAGGAAGCGGATGATGGAAGAGTGGGGAGATCCTATAAGCGTTCTCGAAGGCAAGGCTCCAAGAGAGCTTGCTGGAATGGTTTACGAGGGAAAGTTCGTCGTTCCAGGTATTTTCTTTGGAAATGTTTTTATCACGCCTCAACCTAAGCGTGGCTGCGCTGGCGCCAAGTGCGATGGTAAAGTTTGCAGAATTTTGCATGATCCAACGATACCACCGCCTCATCAATGGCTCGCTGTTTACAGGTGGATAACTAGGGTGTTTAAGGCTGATGTTGTAATACATTTCGGCACGCATGGATACTTAGAGTTTCTGCCGGGCAAGGGTGTTGGTTTGAGCTGGCTTTGCTGGCCAGAAATAAGTATAGACGACGTGCCGCATCTCTACGTTTATGTTGTAGCTAATCCTATGGAGGGCGTTGTAGCGAAGAGAAGGGGATATGCCGCGCTGGTAGATCACTTGTATCCGCCAATGAAGATGGCTCACGTGCTAGACGAGCTTGACTCCCTCCTCACCCAATATTCTAAAGCTAAATCTCTTGGCGACGAGGCTAGAACAAGAATTATATTTGAGCAGTTAATTAAAAAAGCTAGAGAATTTAATGTTCCTATAAAAGATGGTGAAGATATGGATCATGTTGTAGAGGATATTCATCGTTATGTTGACCTGGTTCGAGGGTCTCAGATCAATGTA
Proteins encoded in this region:
- a CDS encoding PQQ-binding-like beta-propeller repeat protein, whose translation is MVEKRAGKLSPKLLALICVIVALIAVSAFIGWRLIQVQQELAKEQERLEKTQQELSEQQEQLKMTQQELEKLKTPYELVASLILKEKDEVVKDKKYATASKWQLSTYSALLFTPDEKYLVIADYKNRVLCVETSTGTIVWEQEFPERMGYSIMISPDGNYVYVGFRSIDGELTCVKVSSGEVVWEWKASEDLGQGNPKLYSYYWPTIYSIQASPDGKYVYIVARKMDKEGKTKVNYARVFCIDAASGEVVWKYPEENFIDSCIPHAVLSPDGKYFAFETWYYGKEWGPYKIGVLDAGSGKPAYIIDANKTIMEAFPDNPVKPAMAWHGVDFSSDGEKLVIVARNGVLVIVDHKKSVESGAPVVVKAVRFSYPLPADVVTKQGNLTKAYIYAYTGYVKCAGDRLFVFSSNTYAFGLHGSRPALDHPNASKVLVFDYALKLLWMYDMGGKVGYGFNFIGYSKDGRIIAIPVGQNWIKMSNDPSGVVVFDLSRTGTIYDKVLFRYHTEGVAIAAAVSSKGKYVAVIELPIDVAPPGSPVKIVGEYRLLLFKLNA
- a CDS encoding cobaltochelatase subunit CobN — encoded protein: MKLVFIVGYGGYSAPLLEDVLKELKSTYNFEYSVYTDQILGKDHAKEIAKADAVFVYTHRLTPEIEEALKEHEGVVLNIHPDFTHLSKAPPEAVEMAVLFYKLGGRENLKSVALLMLKLCGLKVNVPKPKEVPWHGIYHPRFGTFTSIKEYFKAYDYRHRKLVGVLFYRSEWLYGNTVLVDLLVNALESRGLGVIPVFTYSFKDLNIGSPSADDSIREFFFENGKPLIDVLLNLTSFFLLDRKEKTRPAGFKAANGIELLKRLNVPIIQAVKSYYRSREEWLENSLGLDYMGQVYGVIMPEVDGLIQPILIAGSKVSADGIKRYEPVEEHIDYLARIVSRWIRLRDKPPSERKIAIVLINPPCKGLEANIAVGMGLDVPESVVKLLWKLKELGYNVGEHLPKNGDELVKIIMEKKAISEFRWTPVEEIVAKGGAAGFVDEKQYVEWFNELPAESRKRMMEEWGDPISVLEGKAPRELAGMVYEGKFVVPGIFFGNVFITPQPKRGCAGAKCDGKVCRILHDPTIPPPHQWLAVYRWITRVFKADVVIHFGTHGYLEFLPGKGVGLSWLCWPEISIDDVPHLYVYVVANPMEGVVAKRRGYAALVDHLYPPMKMAHVLDELDSLLTQYSKAKSLGDEARTRIIFEQLIKKAREFNVPIKDGEDMDHVVEDIHRYVDLVRGSQINVGLHVLGMPPKNRKLAEYVVTAMAYDSHSCPSIRRVLAEYLGLDYDELKRYPLEYNAKLGLVNKDILSRLDDVAIYVIEKLLEQEEVSDVEILKVVEEGLLKCLA